AGTTATCCCGCATCGAGGAGGTCCCGGGTTCAATTCCCGGTCAGGCCCTTTACTCTTATCCCGTCTCACTTTTTGGATCCTTGCAATCCACCTCTTTTTGGTCAATGACTCTGAGTAAACCTTGACATATACATCATTTTTAACAACATCCAACTCCCCAAGATATGCGACATTTTACATGATTAAAAATGTGTAGTTTTACAGTGTAACAAGCCCAGTTGTCAAAACTGAAACCGCCAGTATATGTACATAAAAGTATCGCTGGTAAATAATCATAACTAGGAATAAATACGTGCGGAATTCTAATGGGGTATCAACAATGCATCATCaggaaaaaaagagaaaacaaGAATCAAAATCGTCACAGCGTTGAAAGCAACAATAGCACCGTCGTCACGACCATGAATATCTCACTGTGTACGTGGATTGCACCATTACTACTCGCATTTAACGTGGTCCTGGCTTCACCCGTCATAAATGCATTCCAGGCGTTCCTCGTAGCTGTCGGGAAAACATAGGTTCCCTGCGTTACGCTTTTTCCGAAGTAGACTTCCGGAGAGCCAGGTAAAATGTCGTTTGATAGTTTGGGGTCCTGTCCACCCACAACAGTTCCATCAGGTCGTACAAGACCAGTTTGGTTCTGGCCAAATATAAATTCGCGAGCGAAGGTTAAAGCCTAAAGCACCGGGTTAGCATTGCTAAGGAGCTATATCGAAAAGGGAAGGGAAACACACTTGAGAGGGTTTATCAGCGGGGATGAGGTGACCTGCATCAGCGAACAATCCATACGTCCATCCACGCTCTTGATGGATGATTCCTGCAAATTTGCCTTCGTCGTCATACCATGGTGTAGATGGCTTTTTAGTAAAGCCCTGGATTCCTCCGAACGTTGTATTCTAAACGACGTCGTGAGTTGGGTTGACGAGGAAAGTAAAATTCGGAGTACCTGAATGGCGACTAAAGGAGAATGGTGGTGAGCAACCAGTATAAACGGGCATATCGGATTGAAAAGCATACCTTCGGTACCAAAATGAGGAATCAAGGCATCGTTGTTCCCGGAGTACAAGACTATTGAAACACCTTTGGCAGTCGCATTTGTGGCCAGCTCAGTGAGGAATGCCATCGGCCTGCAAGAAGCTCGGTCAGTCAAGCTGGGAGAGGGGTGAAGAGAGAGATGGCTTACTCGACACCTATAGAGCGAGCCAGATGTCTTCAGAATCCAGAACAATATAAAACAACCATTTCTACGTACTGGGATCGGTATCTAAAGAGATCCCAAAACTTAGAATTGGTGGAGCAAGCAGACATTCAAGCTGACTCACCTCCGTTCTTTCCGAAAGGTGTTTCAATACTTAAACTCCAGTCCTTGTTTAGAGGGGCGTGGAGCGCAGTGCGAGTGCGGTTATCTAGGTCGATTTCAATTAGTTACTTATCTTCAACCATGAAGAATTGGACAACGAACCGTTCAACCAAACGCTACCATCCATCGAAGGGGAAGGGCTGAGGGCGTCTTGAACATTGTAAATCTGAATTTCAGGGCCAGTAAGTTTGCTTATTTAAGTTCCTTTTCGTAAATCACGCGAACGTACGTCGAAACCTCCAGAATCTAATCGAGGAAACGTCAGACAAGCTGAAATAAGATAAGGTTAGGGGACTCACTCCACGGGTACGTGTAATTGAGAGCGTAATCCACGAGTTCGTCCAAAATGAAACATCCATACTAATGTCCAGTAATCAGCTTCTTGTTCTAACAATCATCACTGATCGCAAATTTAACTTACCCAAGGATCAAGAGACCCATTTACCCTTCCTGTTAGGTCTCTCTTGTTATTTATCCACATCTTTCTCGCAGTTTCTACTTCTCGCTTCATCAGCCTGTGTCCATTGCTTCTCGCCTTCAACTCCTGAGATCGTTCGATGATCTTTCCGGCGAGAAGCGTTTTGAATGATTTGGCAGCCATTTGTTGTTGCATAGGTATATCGCGACTAGTTGGTCCTCTAAGTGGTACGGTGGGGAAGTTTCCACTTTGAGGATATGTGAGGTTGAGGTCGTACCCACATAGGTGGTTCCTAGCAGGAGATAATCAGAGGAGTTTCAGAAAGGAAGGCGAGAACACCGACTGTTCTTTAAAGTATTTGTATACTTCGGTATCATATGCTATAAGCTGAGGGAGTGTCTCCAATACTTGCATCTAGTAATCGAGGTAAGTTTCATTGCGAATCGAAGCAACAAAATGTGGATGCATACAGCGGGGGCCAAGCTGAAGACCTGTTCTGAAGTGAGCGTACCGTCACCGATGGCAATGCCACCGATCTTGACCGGGGGATTTGCCATTCCGAAGTAAGCTTTCATGATGTATGGCTGCACGGAAGGGTCAGGTCAGAGGTTCACAGAACGCACTCGAATGTCACGTACTATGTATTGACCAGCATAACTTTCACCAGTAATATGAAGTGGCCTGCCAGCCAAGTTGGGGAAGACTTTGAGGAGGTTGCCCAAGAATCCCATCTACACGGTGAGAACGAAGGTAAGCTCCACAACAGAGAGAGGTCTGAAGTATTAAAGACTCACAAAATCTTGCCCAATCTGATCTTCGTCGGCCACTGATTGGATATTGTAAAGAAATTAGTCTCGTGAGTGCGGTGTAGAGACCGTCAGGGACGAACCATAACCATCAGAATCAGTCGTTGCAAAACCGACTCCCCTGTGAATCACATATCAGCAAAGAGCCTATGGAAACAGCGGAATATAGGGCGCACACAGGCTGATCCACCCAGAAGTAATCCGCAATTTGATGCCAGCTATGCTTGTTTTCGGATGCTCCATAATCAGGACCGAGCCTAATTGGCCCGTTCTATACACAGATCCAGAAACGTTCAACACGCAGAATCCAGGGTCAAATACGGAAGAAACTTCACCTCATACAGAAGTCCGACCAAGCTTGAGGATCCCGGACTAGCAACGACGATAAATGAGCTCTATGCAAGGATTTTGAATAGCAACGAGGAACTTACCCCCCATTCAACCAAATTCCCCATGGCGCTGGACTATCGCCTCCCGGACCCGCCGGAGACGTCAGTGAACCCTCTGTTTTCTCAACCGCCCAAAAGAATAACGTATTGTTTGGATGTCCTGCACGATCAACAGGTATGTTGCCCGCGAAATGGCGATTAAGAGGGAAGGTGATATTAGGAAGTGGTTGGGTTACTTGGAAATCTGGTGCAAAGGGAGCCTGTAAGTAAACAGGAAAAGTCAACCCGGTTAACGGATGGTCACGTACAACGCTGCCATTCAGGGCCCAACGGTACAGATGGTATATCAGAATAGTTGTGTGGAGAGGAACTTGGTAGATCCAAAGCACCAATCGAGTGTATCACGTTGGCCAACGCGTACACAAGTAAACTCGACTTGACCATCCTCCGACCGTAACCACGGGAAAGATCGTAAAGTTGGGAAGAGTAGAAGAGGGGGGAGAGCACTACCCCATTCTAGGCTGTTTGACTGGTTTTTATAAGTGTTAACGAACAATTAGAATcgggaggtttccgtagctgCAGGTTTGAGTAAAAAGACAATAATGAGAACAATTAGTCAAGAGTGCCAGGGCGAGAACGAGGTCTTATTGTCTTCGTGACATTCCCAGTAACATCATGATCAGCCGGGGAGCTGATCTTGAGGCCACAAATTAAAAGCGGTTGTCTCGCAACAGGCTCTACTGTGCCTTGCTTTTTGTTCTTCACGAATAATTGTACGACAGGTTATAGTCACATACTCAGTGCAGTCAGAAGACCAAAATAATTCATAGCCATCACAATTCTCAAAGGCACCGACGAGTAAGGGGCATAATAGCAAGAGAAATATAGATATCTCATTAGATCTAGCAAAGTCCTCATCTCCATCCCGTAGTGTAATGGTTGACCGCGTCAATAAACCGTCGACAAATAACTTTACAGCGTTGCTGCAACGACAGCAATAATTCCCAGAACGTACGTGGCAAAGACAGACGAGGGTAAAGATGAAGCAATGGCACCATTGGAACCGTTGGAACCTGATGTTTTGCCATTGGTGTCGCTCTTTCCAGAGGTGGAATTCTGGAAGGGGAACGTTGCGTTGGTGTTGCTCTCGAGGTATAAATTGGAGGTGGGTATTTTGGAGCATTGACCAATAGCTTGGAGCTATGGAGAAAAATTCATGTTATCGTGCCCACTAAGGTGAAACAACTATAACATACCTTGAAAGGCGGGTTGTGTTTCATTGCAGCGTTTAATGTATAACCTATGGCGAGATCAACGCTGATCTCATACAAGTCGTGTTGTAACACAATGAATCTGGAAGGTTACGCGAATCAGACTAGTGCCAGGATACGTTCCTAACGAACACATACCCATTTCCTAAAGCAGACGCTTTGTCGAGGATGCCCGTGAATTGCTTGTATGACTGAACACCATTGACCAGGCCGCCAGGTACACGCCAGTCTGGTAACACAGATGGTAACTGGATCAAATGTGACAACCGGGTAGAAACGTACCGAAGGTGTCAAATGAGGTCCCATCGGGCGCGGAAGTCCACATCATAGGGATCATACCCATAGCCAAACAAATGGCTCGGACACGATCATCTACATAACCATTAGATTGGTACGCACAATGATAGGAGCTTACCTATGTCACCATAGGGTGGACGCATGGTGGTGGGAGTGACACCGAGCACATCTTTAATTGCCTTCCTGGTCCAGCCAAGCTCAGCAACTATTTGCTCGTTGCTCAGCGTGGTGAGTGCCTATTGGTTGGTGCGAAGCTAGTGAGCGGGCTGAAGACGAATTGAAACTAATTCTGAGCGTACCGGGTGCGACCAAGTGTGTATACTGATCTCATGTCCAGACATATACTCCTCTCGAAGAATATCTGGACGAGAGATAACTCGTGATCCAACAACGAAGAAGGTCGACTGGATGTTATTGGTGGTGAGATAGTTGAGGAGTTTCCtattttttgttttttttttttgagtggaTGTTGCCATATCTTTGCCATCAAATCGTACTTACGGTGCTAAGTTCAAAGTCAGTGAGCTGCGACACGTAAAAATGATAGGAATCACTCACTATAATCACTGGGACCATCGTCGAAACTACAGGAAGACATCAGTCACCGAAGTACGTTGATTCGACTGATGCAAGGCACACCTGACACCCCATGTTCCTTTCTCAGGGCATTGAACTATATCGGTAGACCTGGTATGAGCACCGCAAGTCCACCAGCCGTTTTTTGCAGCATCCTGAGCAGCTTGAGGGTTGCTGCTACAAAGGTTGTCAACGTTCTTGGGAATATTGGGAATAGTCCAGCCGTCAAGCTCCTTCAACCATTCCTTGACCTCGGCAGAGTCTACAGTGAGGGATAGTGACAATGGGTACACAATAGGCCGTACAAACAAATCTTACCAGTTGGCGGAACCTTGTCCAGAGCCGGGAAGGTGCCTGCCTTGAGGACGACTATTAGTCGCATGAAATCAGCAAAAAAACATCAACGAAAGAAGACGACAGCTGGCACATACATGGCGAAGGAAGTGCGGGCGCACCAGAGTAAGTTGGCTTTGTACCGGCCTGGTATGTCGTAGAAGCCGAAAATGGCGTTCCAGTTGGCATGCCAGAAGTGATGGAACCCAGAACGGGAACGCCAGAGACAATGGCAGTCAATGTAGAGAGGGGGTCGGTGACTGCCGCTGAAGCAGAGCCCGTGGTCTGCGATGCTGAAGCAGAGCCCCTAGTCTGTGATGCTGAAGTGGCACTGGACGAAGACGCAGATGCGCTGGATGTTCCCTGTCGTTTGAAGTGTCGGTGGTGATGAGGATTCGTTGCTTCTGCAGTAGCAACGATGGCTAAAAGAGAGGTGAGAAGGTGAAAGTTAATCATGATAGCGTATATCTTGTAGATAGAGCAGCAAAACGAGCGACGAACGCCGGAAGGGCGAAAGGAGGAGTGGTTGTCAAGGTGGAAGAGAAATTTCAAACACGGGGGATGAAATTTGAATGTTTTCCCACGTCACCATGCCGATGATGCCGATGACCGTAACTTAGTAATAAATGTCGGGGGGAGTAATTATTAATGATAAGCGTTCATAAGAATTTCGCCTTTTCTTGGTCTTATTTAGATATCTTACGGACCTTATGACTAAATTATTAGGTAATTATATTGCCCTTAGAAGCGCTTATCTGTCCTTTTATGACCTTATTACCGGCAGATAACCTGCTTATGGTACCGCCGGAAGGCGAATCTAAAGAACCGGACCCGAACCTTATGTTCGGTTCGGCGGTTCGGTGTTCGCACCGTGGTTCAGAACCGAACATCGGCATCACTACGtctaatctatctatctatctaagTAGAAAATGAGCATCAATTCTCTTAGCCCCTCCCTGACATCACATTTGATAACCAGTATTGCGACGTCGGAGTGCATCGATATAATCGGATTTACACAGGCGGTGCGCGAATAACAAGTAACTTAAGAGCCCTCGAGCTCGAGTAGATATCACACCGTGAGAAGATTCAACACAGAGAACCCTCTTCCTTCAGCTTCATCCCCCGACTAGATTCCCAGTCGTCCGAGTTATCATTGTTTGTAATGGCGGCCATTGCGTCTAACAAGGCAACAGTCTCCATATAACCGTCTTCGCCAAAATTTTGGTTGGTAAACTCCCTGAACACCCTCACTACCATCACCCAGACTGGTTGAGCTGGCCGCAGCTTACACAAGCGAAAAAGCGTCGGCATCCAGTCTCCACTGATTTCATATAACCACCAACGCCTCTTGGAAATGAAAGAACAAAAAATTTCGAAAAATTCCGACTGAAAGATGGTGTCGACATGAAGATTCAGCTCTTCAACATTCTGAATATGAGTTTGAAATTGATATTGCATGGTGACGTTGCGGATGAAGGTGAAAAGCGTCCGGAGACTTTCGATTTGTGGGCGTCGGCTGTCCTCCCCACCTGCTTTCATCAAACGAAGGATAGCAGGgatcccttgactttccgtGAATGCCGCCATAACCGGCAGTGTGCAATCCGAAACTAGGACCTCCAACAGTCGAATCGAACAACCGGTGATACCGGGGTTCGGAACTGGTGTGCGAAGGTTCTCAATCAAAATGGAGACGAGAGGTGCTCGTTGCTTGTCGGGAACCAGTAACGGGGGGTAAAGTAGATGAAGCACGTTCGCCAGCAAAATATTTGGAGTGATTCCTATCCCAATTCGACGATCGATGTATAACCGTGTCAATGCAGCCTTCACCGTCTCTTTCAATGCTTGGGGAAACCTCTCCGACTGTGCAACCACAGATGGCGCAAGTCGACAGAACTGCTTTGCGATGATGTCAATCAAATCTTCAGTGACTCCAAAGTGCTCCGGGTTGTCGATTAAGACTGCGAGTGCTTTTACCAGCAACTGACAGCACTCTTCTCTTCGCCTATCCTCACTTCTGTATTCATCCAAATTGAAGATCCCCCCGTGAGTTATCACGTACAATGCCAAAGTCGATGCACTCTGGAGCTCCGACGATGGAAGGTCTTCCGTAAGATGTAACATTCGTAATAGCGTAGGAACAGCTCGAACATTTGTCTGTTCAATAACTGCTAAGGGCATCTCCCATCGGACCATACACTCGATGATGCTATCAAGTAAGCAACACTGTGTTGCCTGTGAGAGCTGTAACTCGCCAGAAGCACACCTCGATAGGTATGATAGGAGCTCCCACTGAGAGGTATGTGAGTCAAAAGATGACAATGCGACGGCGCAAGCGGCAATTGCAGCAGCCTCTGGATGAGCTTTCGTGTCCTGAAGCAACCAAAGTGGTTCCACGATATCGACCGGCCACTGTTCAGACGTTCCTCGCGTGAGATTAATCCACGCACGACAGTACAACAGTGCTTTCTCAGGGTCTACGAGATGCCACTGAAGGTCAATAGTGGTGTCTTTATGGAAACACTTCTCAAATTCCTGTTCGACTGAGTGCAGAGCTCCAGCGTcccgaagaagatgaagggcCGCGAAATCTCGGGGTAAGCCTGAGATAGCCTGTAAGGACGCAGATATAACATCACGATCTGTGGACTTGGTGAATAACCATATCAATGCCGCAGCGTCAAGACTGTCATTATAGACTACATGGGGTGCAGATGACATGCTAGAGTAAGGAGGTCAGCGATAAATCAGAAAATTCAACTAAAATTGCCATTACATGGTTGTGCCATCCGTTGGATTCATAACTCGAAATTTGATCCCATGCTTTCCCCTCGTGCGATTTTTTTTGCCATGAAGCCACATCCGTATTTGGTCGGAAACGGGATGATGATATGGGCAATCCGGATATCGGAGTGGTAACCAAATAGATACGAAGTAGAAAAGGTAAGAAACCGCTACTATCACCAAGGTCGCGATCGTTATGCCAATGTCCTCCGGCCATAGAAGGATGATCAGCCCAGCAAAAAATAGCAAAAGGGCGATATGGAGCATCAGCGGTAATGCATTGATGATAGCAGGGACATACCATGCTTTAAGCTGTATATACCGTGCATGGCGGTTACGTGCACGAAAGCGAGGTGACCCAGAAGCTACCGGCGTATAAGCTTGTAGCCATTGTTTGGCAAGCATGGAGATCAGAGCTGTAGAAAGACTACAAGCCAGAGCAGCAAACCAAAACCCATTGACCCAATGGATCGCACGACTTGGTGAGGATTCCAATAGAATATCTCTCGCCCGATATACCCCGTCGGAGTTGTTGAACTGGAGAAGTATCAGTTGGTAGAGAAGCTCGTTGGTGGTGTCTGTGGTGTCCGGCGCCATGTTTTGATACGATTGGATGATAAAAGTAGTGAGTACGGCGGAAAAAAGACCCGCCTAAAAGTAAGAGATGTCCAATCAATAAGATCTCCACGGTGTTGACGGAAACGTACGAAGACCAAAAGTACATCCATGCTTCTATTCCACCCATCCGTCATCGCAGCGTCCGCCTTTGCCGCTTCATCGATATATATTTGCCATATATGTGCATTTTCGCCAAACTCTTTTCCGGTCAGAAGGACTTGATTGTGCTGAGGATCGACTGATATCAGCTTCTCTTGAACCGCAGAGACGGGCGGGACATCTGCCTCTACAGCAAATCTCTAGATAGTAAATATATCGTCAACAAAAGACAGTAGAActggagatgaagaacaCGCACTGTCCGACGAGATGCTGAACGATTGGTAGGATGACCGTCATGAGAAACTTCATCTTGCGAGAATTTCCTTCTGGGTCTTGCCCGAGACTGTGCTCTCGACTGCGAATGAAACGGCAGGAATTCATCAGAAAATCCGCCTACAACTCTTCCTAGGTGGGGAGTCGGAGCACGAGACGGAGGTGGACTTGCGTGAGGCGTTAGTTCGGTAACCGTAGTATAGACGTTTTCCATGGGATTCCAGTACCTTGAGTTCGTGAATGCAGTAACAAATGCCCATATTCAAGGAATTTATAAAAGTAATGATCGGTTAACGGAAAGCTGTTGATCACTTGTATTGATCAACAGAGGTGACTGATGATCTATGCACTGCATGTATACATGTATTGGGCTCGCTCCAAAGGCTCTGATTGAATGTCAATGCCCTCATCAAACTCCTTGTCAGAAAGAGTTACAGTTACTtgttttaacatttttaatCCGCAGGTTGATACAGATGCAGTGAGTTATAAGTAAGTGGAAGATGCGAGGCAAACAAAAATTGTGCGAAAGTGCAACCAACGGTATAAAAAATAGAAAACAGAAGGAAACAATAGAACATAAAAGCACAGCACATGAATGGAACAGTGAAATACAAACAAGAACACATCTCGAGCCTTCAGGCTTCATCGTGGATTAGAACGCATTGAAGCACTATCAAGAATCGACCGCTGCCCGCCAGTAGTACGTAGTGACAGAACTCGGTCGTCAGAAACTATGAGAATTTCGTCTCTGATGTACGGTCGTGAATAATGCTGTTGTCGGTACATCACATTCTGATATGGTCCTGGTGGCCCGTAACCGTTATGATCATACCTAAGATCATGGTTCAGTATCGCCAGACATTTTGAGAGTAGAGTACCCATACCCTGGATGTTGGTGTTGATACCCAGGCCCATAGTATCCTCCTGAACCTACGACCGGACTCGTACTATTACTTCCAGCACTATTTGTCATCGATGGAGGATTGTCCGCGAATAGTAAACGAAGATTTGAACCTTGGATGACTTGAGACATCAGGCCAGTTTCGATATGCCGTATTTCCACGAAACAAGGTTCAAAGGCAAGCACGTAAGGTTCATGTAATGCTACAACCGAGTCAGTCGAGAGGAATGTCTGATAACCGTAATTGCTCACCAAAACCCGTAGGAGTGCCCTCCCAGTGTACCATGAACTCCTTGCGTGATCGTCGGCCGGTTTTATTCACATAGAAAGCAAATTCTGCTCACAGGGAAGATATCATCAGTGAGGAAGGGAAGCTAGGCGTAGCAAACAGCCGCAGACCATCATAACAGAGGAGGAACTCATTCTGTATACGGTAAATTGCCATGGGTCGCAGGTTATCTCTCTTCCTCACGAACTCCAAGGATTCGTCATTCGGATCCAGCAAGCCTTGCGTGTCCAATGTTTCCAAATCAACGATCTCGAAACCTCGCGAGCATCCAACACACATCTTCGTTTTGAGATAGTGTATTGACGATGATTCGACTGGTATGTAGAATTCCTATTTACGGATTCCGGAGTCAGGTCAGGAAGTCAGATGCAGCTGACAAAGCCAACGACTTACTCTGAATGGCTTGAGAGTGTCATTACCTCCCTGAAGTAACTTACGGAACGTTGGTTTGCTACGCCCGCGAATATTTTGATCGATGGGTTCAAGGGCCTTGAATGTACTCGACAGTTGACTCGATTTCACGATGCAGACGAGCATCCTGCCCAGACATTGCCCAGCTTTGAAGAAAGACGTATGCGACGATATCCGTTTTGCTCGTTTGAGCCCAGCCATAGGATCCATCGCGTCCAGAGCATCCAGGGGGAAGGTAATCACTTGCCGTTCTGTCCGACCTTTCCGATCaataaatgaaaatgaaaacaGAAAAAAACCTGCCTGAAAGTACAATGAGAAGTTGGTAATCCTCCAAGACATCGATCTGAACGACATCTAGCAAAGCTAATACTTTAACAGGATCCTTATCCACCTCCCTCAGGTCTGATATGTAGACCCCATCGTCAGTACCGTACACCACCTTCCTTCCAGCATCTTGACAAACACAGAGATCAGACGTCAGATACGATGATGGGAGAAGTTACGTACAGAACGGTGCTGCACAGTTCACCTTATTATGTGCTGTGAAAAATCCCTCACTCAATGCTACCGTATCAAACAGCATACTCCTCTCCCGCAGCGCCTGTTGTTGCTTCCATATGCTCTCTGTCCACTTTCTCATGCCAAGTTGTGAGTTGGCCCATAATGTGAGTGTATAATGCTTTCGCCCAAGATGCACAAAGTTGATCCAGAATGTGCCCTTTGCCTCTGGCCGCACATTGACTACAGGGACAACGGGAGTGTGTCGTTGTTCTCGAGTGAAGGAGGATTTTTTTACCAAGCCTTGCCGCTGACGCACCCGAACAGTGGCAGAATTTCCGTTGGCGACGTTGTTAAGGTCGTCGACACAGTTAACGTGAAGCAGCTCGAGAGGTATTGGCTATTCAGCTCGTCAATCATATGGTATCATGATCGCATCCACATACGCACCCGTCGATATACTTTAAATTGTTCATGTTGCTTGGTTTTAACCTGCTTTGTGAATAGCAGCGCGTGGTCGAATAGATAGACGTGAACTTCTCCGTCTCTTTTGTTCAAAGGGCCTTTGTAGATCATCTCTCTTCCCTCTTCGGCAAGTCGTAGATCCTATGATGATCATGAAAAATGCCTTCAGCCAAGTAGGACGGTCTACTTACCACTTCTTCCCCTGGTTTGAAAAGTAGCTGTTGGTCCAGCTGAATCAAGTTGAATCTATTTTCCGTCTTCCCCGATTCAGCATTC
Above is a genomic segment from Marasmius oreades isolate 03SP1 chromosome 4, whole genome shotgun sequence containing:
- a CDS encoding uncharacterized protein (MEROPS:MER0006005), with protein sequence MVKSSLLVYALANVIHSIGALDLPSSSPHNYSDIPSVPLGPEWQRYFQVTQPLPNITFPLNRHFAGNIPVDRAGHPNNTLFFWAVEKTEGSLTSPAGPGGDSPAPWGIWLNGGPGSSSLVGLLYENGPIRLGPDYGASENKHSWHQIADYFWVDQPVGVGFATTDSDGYVADEDQIGQDFMGFLGNLLKVFPNLAGRPLHITGESYAGQYIPYIMKAYFGMANPPVKIGGIAIGDGTLTSEQVFSLAPAMQVLETLPQLIAYDTEVYKYFKEQNHLCGYDLNLTYPQSGNFPTVPLRGPTSRDIPMQQQMAAKSFKTLLAGKIIERSQELKARSNGHRLMKREVETARKMWINNKRDLTGRVNGSLDPWYGCFILDELVDYALNYTYPWNSGGFDIYNVQDALSPSPSMDGSVWLNDNRTRTALHAPLNKDWSLSIETPFGKNGDTDPSVEPMAFLTELATNATAKGVSIVLYSGNNDALIPHFGTEVAIQNTTFGGIQGFTKKPSTPWYDDEGKFAGIIHQERGWTYGLFADAGHLIPADKPSQALTFAREFIFGQNQTGLVRPDGTVVGGQDPKLSNDILPGSPEVYFGKSVTQGTYVFPTATRNAWNAFMTGEARTTLNASSNGAIHVHSEIFMVVTTVLLLLSTL